From Gemmatimonadaceae bacterium, the proteins below share one genomic window:
- a CDS encoding helix-turn-helix domain-containing protein, which produces MIARRKGVDGGGSVRAGWSESDRQLLALFGARVRRFRKEKGYSIAVLAGQADLDASYLGELERGRKNVSLVTAARIAAALAVPVSVLLTPETRQPPGQ; this is translated from the coding sequence ATGATCGCTCGTAGGAAAGGCGTTGATGGCGGAGGATCAGTCCGTGCGGGCTGGTCCGAGTCGGATCGGCAACTGCTGGCGCTCTTCGGCGCCCGCGTACGCCGGTTTCGGAAGGAGAAGGGCTATTCTATTGCGGTTCTGGCCGGCCAGGCCGATCTCGACGCGTCTTACCTAGGAGAGTTGGAACGCGGTCGAAAGAATGTGAGCCTGGTGACCGCCGCTCGGATCGCCGCAGCTCTGGCCGTGCCAGTCAGCGTGCTTCTTACGCCGGAGACTCGACAGCCACCGGGTCAGTGA
- a CDS encoding S8 family serine peptidase, producing MFAATLWPEYLAASYFPGRVLDEAGLALLGSQPARRERVTPKKGAQDSMTKTLFLAGTDEDLRRLELLVQRAAPPEDADDALWDDLRTIADLVTPGVEDVLKPLRTKPTFFGAEDDVRPVPRIADDAGRLVWECVLHRTADVAAALALFEQRVRAVGGITDVERRLEASGLVYLAARLTEESARAVAELNPLRSVRPLPQIRPVLPPAFRMLDQTAVQPLADATPITEHRVAVFDGGVDPTCAVTGPAVMFKDLSGEAVDARALEHGSVVTNAVLFGYVASGEPLRRPEVAVDHYRIWPPPAAQAADADLYWVLQQIGAIVRKAEYRIAVICVAPDQEVDELTPHPWTAVLDDLAHETGTVFVVAAGNRGDLDPATGLHRVQVPADMANALGVGAATTRRGEAKKWDRAPYSSYGPGRPGGIMQPLVLQFGGTPDAPFIGITTAGRRVSTMGTSFAAPLVAHALGGALAAVGSTRGTAAFLRALAVHAAERNRPHKAAHHSFGRTLERYDGMWNCPPNEVTLLYADTLQRHTPVALPLPVPDGLPDETMLKIRCTAAFQTRVDPADPVDYSLSGITWTFRPHMEMFTFRLGEGDALEEVEVDVRDQQQVDDLLAQGYLPSSVPNTGSLNEFRSEAERRRDGKWETVFQAWAQPSAVNLHAPRLEFRYLAREDGELLKGATVPPLPFAMLVTVTAPPEVPLYELVRQQFRVLTPIQLDARLQI from the coding sequence GTGTTTGCGGCGACGCTCTGGCCGGAGTACCTGGCCGCAAGCTACTTCCCCGGACGCGTGCTGGACGAGGCGGGCCTTGCACTGCTCGGGAGTCAGCCGGCACGGAGGGAACGCGTTACGCCGAAGAAGGGCGCGCAGGACAGCATGACGAAGACACTCTTTCTCGCGGGCACCGATGAGGATCTCCGCCGCCTCGAACTGCTCGTGCAGCGCGCCGCGCCGCCTGAGGACGCGGACGACGCGCTGTGGGATGACCTGCGTACCATTGCCGACCTCGTGACGCCAGGTGTCGAAGACGTTCTGAAGCCCTTGCGCACGAAGCCCACGTTCTTCGGGGCCGAAGATGACGTACGCCCAGTGCCGCGGATCGCGGACGACGCTGGCCGCCTCGTGTGGGAGTGCGTGCTGCACCGAACGGCGGACGTCGCGGCCGCCTTGGCACTCTTCGAGCAGCGCGTCCGGGCCGTCGGAGGCATCACAGACGTCGAGCGGCGGCTCGAGGCGAGTGGCCTTGTGTATCTCGCTGCGCGGCTCACGGAGGAGAGCGCACGCGCGGTCGCCGAGCTGAACCCGCTGCGTAGTGTGCGACCACTGCCGCAGATCCGGCCGGTGCTGCCGCCTGCGTTCCGCATGCTAGATCAGACGGCCGTGCAACCGCTGGCTGATGCGACGCCGATCACCGAGCACCGCGTGGCGGTCTTCGATGGTGGCGTCGATCCCACGTGTGCGGTCACCGGTCCGGCGGTGATGTTCAAGGATCTGAGTGGCGAGGCGGTCGATGCGCGCGCACTGGAACACGGCTCGGTTGTGACGAACGCGGTGCTGTTTGGCTATGTGGCCTCCGGCGAACCACTCCGTCGACCAGAGGTTGCGGTCGACCACTATCGCATCTGGCCGCCGCCCGCCGCGCAGGCGGCGGACGCCGATCTGTACTGGGTGCTGCAACAAATCGGCGCAATCGTGCGCAAGGCGGAATACCGCATCGCGGTCATCTGTGTGGCCCCGGATCAGGAAGTTGACGAGCTCACCCCACATCCTTGGACAGCCGTCCTCGACGACCTCGCGCACGAAACGGGGACAGTGTTCGTGGTGGCGGCGGGCAACCGCGGAGACCTAGATCCGGCGACGGGACTGCATCGTGTACAGGTGCCAGCGGACATGGCGAATGCCCTCGGTGTCGGTGCGGCGACGACACGCAGGGGCGAGGCGAAGAAGTGGGATCGCGCGCCGTACAGCTCGTACGGTCCCGGCCGGCCGGGCGGCATCATGCAACCCTTGGTGCTTCAGTTCGGCGGAACGCCGGACGCGCCGTTTATCGGCATCACCACGGCCGGGCGCCGCGTGTCCACCATGGGGACGAGCTTCGCCGCGCCGCTGGTGGCGCACGCACTCGGCGGCGCTCTTGCAGCCGTCGGGTCGACGCGGGGGACGGCGGCGTTCCTGCGCGCCCTGGCGGTACACGCGGCGGAGCGGAATAGGCCACACAAGGCTGCACACCATAGCTTCGGACGCACCCTCGAGCGCTATGACGGCATGTGGAACTGCCCCCCAAACGAAGTCACGCTGCTGTACGCCGATACGCTGCAGCGTCACACGCCGGTCGCCCTGCCACTGCCAGTGCCCGACGGTCTACCCGACGAAACCATGCTCAAGATCCGGTGCACGGCGGCGTTCCAGACGCGCGTGGACCCGGCGGATCCCGTGGACTACAGCCTCTCCGGCATCACCTGGACCTTTCGGCCGCACATGGAGATGTTCACGTTCCGACTGGGTGAAGGGGACGCGCTCGAGGAAGTCGAGGTAGATGTTCGGGATCAGCAGCAGGTCGACGATCTGCTCGCTCAGGGCTACCTCCCTTCATCGGTGCCGAATACTGGCTCGCTCAACGAATTCCGTTCGGAGGCCGAGCGCCGCCGAGATGGCAAGTGGGAGACGGTGTTTCAGGCATGGGCGCAGCCCAGTGCGGTCAACCTGCATGCACCACGACTGGAATTCCGCTATCTCGCTCGCGAAGATGGCGAATTGCTCAAGGGCGCGACGGTGCCTCCACTGCCGTTCGCGATGCTCGTGACCGTGACCGCCCCTCCCGAGGTGCCGCTCTACGAGCTCGTTCGCCAGCAGTTTAGGGTGCTCACCCCGATTCAGCTCGATGCGCGCCTGCAGATCTGA
- a CDS encoding AAA family ATPase — MPDPVEVIVNLARLGLRGDPEGVRLYVRRLLRHIAQAEDQVDLRVQLGRLLVAPEVAGGGLRSAIRSPVDPSTFQSLLRVEDVGTAEMPVLEPEVQRALLHVVHEHREREQLVRAGLEPTRSVLLVGPPGVGKTMSARFLARELGLPLLTLDLAAVMSSYLGKTGQNLRAVLDHARAQPCVLFLDEFDALAKRRDDPSDIGELKRIVNVLLLEIEQWPSHGLLLAATNHPEILDRAVERRFGRVVALPVPSEATRRALVLSVFPSAAVPSGAPARNDDLVGGAPITVQPTPQSESAARRHPSRSLVDALAVELTVALLDGQSSSAIVRYLTEVRREAILSGADPHSVLLRRAQARLKHPQARTTTRAEVPGVGAGRMAGEADRHIHEAALYARQRTGVALVREHGQSYRAAAKAVGLSHMTVARAVQAFRDGEPATAPADASNVIDRADVADDTDDSGTSNASVRRARAANKRPASGRTNQNKRRASAVEKDQVPDQTRTRRPRQPRAQ, encoded by the coding sequence ATGCCTGATCCTGTCGAAGTCATCGTCAATCTTGCGCGTCTCGGCCTGCGAGGCGACCCCGAGGGGGTTCGTCTGTACGTGCGACGCCTGCTCCGTCATATCGCCCAAGCGGAGGACCAAGTTGACCTTCGCGTCCAGCTCGGGCGGCTCCTTGTCGCCCCCGAGGTCGCGGGGGGCGGCCTGCGGAGCGCTATCCGGTCGCCTGTCGATCCATCGACCTTTCAATCGTTGCTGCGCGTCGAAGACGTGGGTACCGCAGAGATGCCGGTGCTCGAGCCTGAGGTACAGCGTGCACTGCTACACGTCGTCCATGAGCACCGAGAGCGCGAACAACTCGTGCGGGCAGGACTAGAGCCGACGCGCTCTGTCTTGCTTGTCGGCCCTCCTGGTGTAGGGAAGACAATGAGTGCCCGATTCCTTGCGCGCGAACTCGGGCTCCCGCTCCTAACACTCGATTTGGCCGCCGTCATGTCGAGCTACCTCGGAAAGACCGGACAGAACCTGCGCGCCGTATTAGATCATGCACGTGCACAACCCTGCGTACTCTTCCTCGACGAATTCGACGCGCTCGCGAAGCGTCGTGACGATCCGAGTGACATCGGTGAGCTCAAGCGCATCGTGAACGTCCTCCTACTCGAAATTGAGCAGTGGCCATCACATGGCTTGTTGCTCGCCGCGACTAACCATCCTGAGATCCTTGACCGCGCCGTCGAGCGCCGTTTCGGCCGCGTCGTCGCGCTCCCGGTCCCGTCGGAAGCGACGCGCCGGGCGCTCGTGCTCTCGGTATTTCCTTCGGCCGCCGTGCCCAGCGGCGCTCCGGCACGGAACGATGACCTCGTGGGGGGAGCACCTATCACGGTGCAGCCCACTCCCCAGTCCGAATCCGCCGCGCGACGGCACCCATCCCGCTCGCTCGTGGACGCGCTGGCGGTGGAGTTGACCGTCGCGCTTTTGGACGGACAGTCATCCTCTGCCATTGTGCGGTATCTCACGGAGGTCCGTCGCGAGGCCATTCTCAGCGGCGCGGATCCGCACTCCGTCTTATTGCGACGCGCCCAAGCGCGCCTCAAACACCCGCAGGCGCGCACGACGACACGCGCGGAGGTGCCCGGTGTCGGCGCCGGGCGAATGGCGGGGGAGGCGGACCGGCACATCCACGAGGCGGCCCTTTACGCCCGCCAGCGCACCGGCGTCGCGCTGGTGCGGGAGCACGGGCAATCATATCGTGCCGCCGCGAAGGCCGTTGGGCTCTCCCATATGACGGTCGCCCGTGCGGTCCAAGCGTTCCGTGACGGCGAGCCCGCCACCGCGCCTGCCGACGCGTCGAACGTCATCGACAGGGCTGATGTGGCCGATGACACCGATGACAGCGGCACGAGCAACGCGAGTGTGCGGCGCGCACGCGCCGCGAACAAACGGCCCGCGTCGGGCAGAACGAACCAGAATAAGCGACGCGCATCCGCAGTGGAAAAGGATCAGGTACCGGATCAGACACGGACTCGCAGGCCGCGCCAGCCCCGCGCTCAGTGA